One genomic region from Gadus morhua chromosome 9, gadMor3.0, whole genome shotgun sequence encodes:
- the fads2 gene encoding acyl-CoA 6-desaturase, whose product MGGGGQLTEPVETSACGGRAASVYTWDEVQKHCHRNDQWLVINRKVYNVTQWAKRHPGGLRVISHYAGEDATEAFLAFHPNPKLVQKFLKPLLIGELAVTEPSQDRNKNAAVVEDFQALRTRAEGLGLFQAQPLFFCLHLGHILLLELLAWMSVWLWGTGWRTTLLCSFILAVAQAQAGWLQHDFGHLSVFKLSRWNHIFHKFIIGHLKGASGNWWNHRHFQHHAKPNVFSKDPDVNMLHVFVVGDIQPVEYGIKKIKYMPYHHQHQYFFLVGPPLLIPVYFHIQILRAMFSRRDWVDLAWSMSYYLRYFCCYAPFYGLLGSVALISFVRFLESHWFVWVTQMNHLPMNIDHEKQQDWLSMQLSATCNIEQSCFNDWFSGHLNFQIEHHLFPTMPRHNYQVLAPLVRALCEKHSIPYQEKTLWRGVADVVRSLKNSGDLWMDAYLHK is encoded by the exons ATGGGAGGTGGAGGGCAGCTGACAGAGCCGGTGGAGACGAGTGCCTGCGGCGGGCGGGCTGCTAGTGTGTACACCTGGGACGAGGTGCAGAAGCATTGCCATAGGAACGACCAGTGGCTCGTCATCAATAGGAAGGTGTACAACGTCACCCAGTGGGCCAAAAGGCACCCAGGGGGGCTCAGGGTCATCAGCCACTATGCCGGAGAGGACGCCACG GAGGCCTTTCTTGCTTTCCATCCCAACCCGAAGTTGGTGCAGAAGTTCCTGAAGCCGTTGCTGATCGGAGAGCTGGCTGTGACCGAGCCCAGCCAGGACCGCAACAAGAAT GCAGCGGTGGTGGAGGACTTCCAGGCGCTACGTACCCGGGCGGAGGGCCTGGGCCTGTTCCAGGCTCAGCCCCTCTTCTTCTGCCTCCACCTGGGCCACatcctgctgctggagctgctggccTGGATGAGCGTGTGGCTCTGGGGGACCGGCTGGAGGACCACGCTGCTCTGCTCCTTCATTCTGGCTGTCGCTCAG GCCCAGGCTGGATGGCTGCAGCACGACTTTGGTCACCTGTCCGTCTTCAAGCTCTCCCGCTGGAATCACATATTCCACAAGTTCATCATCGGTCACCTCAAG GGTGCTTCTGGAAACTGGTGGAACCACAGACACTTCCAGCACCACGCCAAGCCCAACGTCTTCAGCAAGGACCCTGACGTCAACATGCTGCATGTCTTTGTGGTTGGGGATATCCAGCCAGTGGAG TATGGCATTAAAAAGATTAAATACATGCCctatcaccaccaacaccagtaCTTCTTTTTAG TCGGACCCCCACTGCTCATCCCGGTGTATTTCCACATCCAGATATTACGGGCCATGTTCTCTCGACGGGACTGGGTG GACCTGGCCTGGTCCATGTCGTACTACCTGCGCTACTTCTGCTGCTACGCTCCGTTCTACGGCCTGCTGGGCTCTGTGGCCCTCATCAGCTTTGTCAG GTTCCTGGAGAGCCACTGGTTCGTGTGGGTGACCCAGATGAATCATCTGCCGATGAACATAGACCACGAGAAGCAGCAGGACTGGCTCAGCATGCAG ctgaGCGCCACCTGTAATATAGAACAGTCCTGCTTCAACGACTGGTTCAGCGGACATCTGAACTTTCAAATCGAGCACCA CTTGTTTCCCACCATGCCGAGGCACAACTACCAGGTGCTGGCTCCGCTGGTGCGAGCGCTGTGTGAGAAGCACAGCATCCCGTACCAGGAGAAGACGCTGTGGCGGGGCGTGGCCGACGTCGTGCG gtCGCTTAAGAACTCAGGAGACCTCTGGATGGATGCTTATCTCCATAAGTGA
- the lrrc10b gene encoding leucine-rich repeat-containing protein 10B: MGSSSSKGEEEAEEKEEAKEEDEETAEDIAERAEARHRKEEEEEGELPLGVDDMLDSGDPVLDLCYRKFKKLPCRVYTLMHLEKIYACGNRLRTLPERIANLQGLRTLALDFNKMEDVPPAVCQLVNLTCLYMGSNRLVCLPPEVRNLQKLRCLWIESNYFQYFPKQLYELPHLRSLQIGDNRMKKLPSDLVRMESLKGLWVYGNRFEEFPKVLLRMEGLEVLDLDKNKISNFPSLRRLPTLQLLSYDHNPVEGPPRVGEEVTLVGEGAAEAMQEREDKKERRRRAKEEAAEQLALAEEEERVIHGILKNSGASPGRVANEADGDGDAAADGEEAPEEEEEVEEEEEESSPSERAGMEYDSTGLEYDEEGVEYETEELICEAEGLEYEGDALEYNRGRMDYEYEEREEVEGTGRQNGGR, encoded by the coding sequence ATGGGCAGCTCTTCCagcaagggagaggaggaggcggaggagaaggaggaggcgaaagaggaggatgaggagacggCAGAGGATATTGCAGAAAGGGCTGAAGCGAGgcacaggaaggaggaggaagaggaaggggagctGCCCCTAGGGGTCGACGATATGCTGGACAGCGGCGACCCCGTGCTGGACTTGTGCTACCGTAAATTCAAGAAGCTGCCCTGCCGGGTGTACACACTGATGCACCTGGAGAAGATCTACGCCTGCGGGAACCGCCTGAGGACCCTTCCGGAGCGCATCGCCAACCTGCAGGGCCTGCGCACCCTGGCGCTGGACTTCAACAAGATGGAGGACGTGCCCCCGGCCGTGTGCCAGCTGGTCAACCTCACCTGCCTCTACATGGGCAGCAACCGGCTGGTGTGCCTGCCGCCCGAGGTGCGCAACCTGCAGAAGCTGCGCTGCCTGTGGATCGAGAGCAACTACTTCCAGTACTTCCCCAAGCAGCTGTACGAGCTACCCCACCTGCGCTCGCTGCAGATCGGGGACAACCGCATGAAGAAGCTGCCCAGCGACCTGGTGCGCATGGAGTCCCTGAAGGGCCTGTGGGTGTACGGCAACCGCTTCGAGGAGTTCCCCAAGGTGCTGCTGCGCATGGAGGGCCTGGAGGTGCTGGACCTGGACAAGAACAAGATCTCCAACTTCCCCAGCCTGCGCCGTCTCCCCACCCTGCAGCTGCTCTCCTACGACCACAACCCCGTGGAGGGGCCTCCCCGGGTGGGCGAGGAGGTGACATtggtgggagagggggcggCCGAGGCCATGCAGGAGCGGGAGGACAAGAAGGAGCGGCGGAGGAGGGcgaaggaggaggcggcggagcaGCTGGcgctggcggaggaggaggagcgggtcaTCCACGGAATCCTGAAGAACAGCGGCGCCAGCCCCGGGCGCGTGGCGAACGAGGCCGACGGAGACGGGGACGCTGCCGCCGACGGAGAGGAGGCgccggaggaagaggaggaggtggaggaggaggaggaggagagcagcccGTCGGAGCGAGCGGGCATGGAGTACGACAGCACCGGGCTGGAGTACGacgaggagggggtggagtacGAGACGGAGGAGCTGATCTGCGAGGCGGAGGGTCTGGAGTACGAGGGGGACGCGCTGGAGTACAACAGGGGCCGGATGGACTATGAGTacgaggagcgggaggaggttGAGGGGACAGGGAGACAAAATGGAGGGCGCTAG